Genomic segment of Mastomys coucha isolate ucsf_1 unplaced genomic scaffold, UCSF_Mcou_1 pScaffold23, whole genome shotgun sequence:
TATGCGATCATTGTGTATCACCACAAACTAAATAAAGGTCAATATGTGTACTTTGTTAATTACAAGACCAGATGGATAGTTTTTACTGTATACTTAACCATCGCCCTCTTTCTTACCTGTGGTGAGTATATTCCCCACCCCagagtccttttgtttgtttgtttttgttttgttttgttttgtttgagacagggtttctccacgtagccctgagtgtcctggaactcactcgtagaccaggctagccttgaactcagaaatctgcctgcctctgtctccctagtgctgggattaaaggcgtgcgccaccactgcccggctcagccCAGAGTCCTTAAAGAGAAATAAGAGTCAGTCAACATTCAGGGAGAGGAACATGAAATAGCAAAATTGAGAGAATCAGAAAAGATACCAAAGCCTGTACTTTAAAGGATGAAAAATCACCTGGACTAACTCTCTAAGTAGAGTTCTTAGGAGCAGAAAGCTGGAATTGGATGTGGTAGACTATGCCTGCCTCCGGGGGCACTCATCTTCTCCTTTTCAGTATTTTTAGTGCCTTTCCAACTTAAAGGCAGATATAAATCATGAAAGACACCACGAATGACAATGGCTGAGGTGCTTGGTTATGTTAAGAGAGTACCAGGGATCCAAAGAAATCAATATGGTGCCAATGTAATTACAAGACAGCTATCAGCAGTAGCTGATATCAGAGAGACCCACCAAGATAGAAGGTCCTCTTCTCCTGGGAAGCTATAGGATTTTATAAAAATTGTAGTTCCCCAAGGAAGCCAGGAAGAAGCACACCTTCACTCAGAATGAACCCTCCCAAGGGAGCTGAGAATCACTGAAGTTACTGTGGGTATATTCCACTTCCTCTGACCAAAGCTGGGAAGTATTCACAAAGCTCAGTGGTTGAAATCTTCTAAATATTTTGAAGGAAGTGATCTTATAGCTCTGCATAGTACACTAATCCTGCTCCCTTGCTTCTCTGTCCCTAGGTATCTTCTGTTTCATACAGACCACAAATAGATGTGAATGCATGAAATTCTGTATACCCCACACagaaagtaaaaaccaaaaattGACTTCGAGTACAATCCAAGTTGTTTCACTTCCGCCACGAACTGCAGTGCCTCGGAGCATCGTCCACGTGCACTCCGTGACCTCAAAGGATGGTTCCATACCCAGACCACATATCCCATCACGTCGTGTAACCTGGGCTCTATGACTTGACAATCTGTACCTTTCAGTACTACCTGACATTGCTAAGGAATCAGCTATGTGTGTCCAATCATTCATCTGTGTATGGAAATGATAAGATTCaaaaaaatgtctgtttttaaaTCTTGACCTGATAAATAATTTCCTCTATATTTgttattaatataaaaactttaaatgaataGTAGTTGCTGCACTGTTAACTCTATAACAGTatagaatacttttttttctaattttactgTGTGATATCTTGAACATATTGATGGGAAGATAAAACAATATGATAAACATCAGTGGACACCTCActctctgaatttttaaaattatgtcctttctttttatttctattggaAGATTTTTGATTAAAAATGCTGTTCCTCTAAACTATTTCCTAATATCACCTTCATTTCCCATAATGAAACACTTttcaggatggatggatggcgaTATTACATCATGTTCTCATTTCTACTTTAACGTTGCTGTGTAAGTGATGTCCGACTAACTTTCTAAGTGTTTGGAGACAGTGGCAAACAGAAGCTAGGGCCGGGCCACAGGGGAAAGCAAGACAAAGTTTATCACCTCTGTGAAACAAGTGTCTCTATTCAACTTTCCTATACCAATGTGGCAAACCCAAATCAATGTACAGTGATGGCAGCATGTCCTGTTAGAGTAAGCATGCAAATACCAACTGAACATTTCTGATGCTTCATCTTTGTTAAAGGCAGGCTTCATTCAGGCAATGAGAGAGCATCACATTATCCTTGTGGAGATGCAGAATGTTCCGAGATAAGCACTAAACTATTTGGGGCTATTTTACACCCCATTAATCACTATTTACATCAGAGTCTGTATCAagcctaactttttttttgtttgtttttttcaagacagggtttctctgtatagccctggatgtcctggaactcactctgtagaccaggctggcctcgaactcataaatccgcctgcctctgcctcccaagtgctaggattaaaggtgtgcaccaccaccggtGGCCAAGCCTAACATTTTTAAGCCTGCAAGGCACCTCACACAATGAATTTATTGTTCACTAATACTAAGTTGCTTATAGAGCAGGCAGGTCCATGATATACAGTGCATAATTTGAATcacatttacatatgtatttttaaatttcttgagaAATCTTGTGGGGAAGGGAAAGCGCCAGTGTGGTTCTCCATGTACTATGCAGTGTCACATCTGTGGCAGCAAGCAAATGGCTTAGCACCCCCCTCTCCTACCCCCCTTACCCAACAAGTTCTCACAGGGTCTCTCAAATAGATTTCATACTTTTATACCCTATCTGGCCATTTGAAAAACAGATGTGATCAACAGCTGTGTAAGACAGTGGATGCCGATAGGCATGTCTGAAACGAGTTGCTTTAACTTCCAAGCCCTGTTCCCTGTTTGTCCTTCTCTACTGTTTATCTACATATCATAGTGCATTGGGTTTTGACTGCTCCTTGATGAATTCTTTTGTCGCTGGTCTCTTACTACTTAAGATAACCAATTTGCAAAACTTGAACTAGGGCAATTTTTGTCTTCAATTCTACTCACTCCATTTCTCTTTGAGGTCATTCTCCACAGGCTTGTTCTCTAGGAAGTGATTTTCCAGCAGCCTTTTTCATTATccgtattatttaaaataattatcatttaAGGTATCGCCTGTGTTTTTTAAGCATATGCTAGACATCCCACCAAGCTTTGGATGCTGGAGTTTATATCATTGGAAAGCCATATGTAGTAAAACAGGAGTTACCAGCCTGATGAGAATAAGGTGCCATCAGAACAGTGTCACTTTCAGTGTCAGTGGAAGACTGCACAGACAAAAAGGAAAGTGGATTTGAAGTTAGCAAGGTCACGGGTGAAACAATAACAGGCAAGATAACAGTGGATAGATGGCAGGCAGCTGAGTATGAACACATTACTTGACCTGTCAGGCTTGAGGGTTAGTAGTcagtggaaggaggaggaagtgaatGTGAATTCTCAAGCAGTTGTCTCATCTGTACTGTAGAGTATGCTGTTTGTGCAGAAGTAAATAGTTTGGAAGTTTATTACTTGGGCACAGAAATATTGGAAAAGATAACAATACTCAAATATTTGTGATGAAAGATTTTTTATTAGCACATAAACTTTATTTCAATAGCTAGGACCCTTTGGGCTTTCTGGTTACTTCGTTCTGAGTACCACTCTTTCTAAACATTTTTGAAGATTACTGGAGAAAacgaaaaaaaaatgtatcatgtTACTGTAGATTCCTCAACTGTCATAATCTCTGCCCTCCTTGCTACTGTTCCACTTGTTTTTCCGTGATCAAACTGCTGAAATCcgaaaatcaaaagaaatgtttaacatagGCAAGGAAACAAAGTTAAAATGCATGATTTCTCTTCAAAAATCCTAGAGTTTAAAACCTGAAGTCCTTCTTAAATGAAATGGCGTAACAGCATTCCAAGGTTAGAAGACTGTTGTCCGGGTAAGGCAGACCTTAGTGCCTACTAAGGCCAATCCTGGTAGGAACACTCTGCACACCCTGATGAAGGCTCCAGATACAAAGCTAGAAAGGGAACAAGCTGGTGGCCAGGGGAACATGTTAATGGGATAGCTGGTACAGGTCCTCATCTCACCCACATTTCCCAAGAGCTGCACTTCTCTGACTTTGGCCACTCCAGTGGGAGAACAGAGACTTTATCCTTGTAAAATCTGATCAGAAAAAGCAGAAGAGT
This window contains:
- the Tmem225 gene encoding transmembrane protein 225 isoform X1, with protein sequence MMHIPNRSIQAANIFFSSGAILLLIVGLIMENWVELIPKVRKDKTTHSPWLGCCPPFWPEESLEVIRRIMMMTLNIAIYLNLIIGLQFTYMISQNKFVHLFVGFLSFFAGCLLFYAIIVYHHKLNKGQYVYFVNYKTRWIVFTVYLTIALFLTCGIFCFIQTTNRCECMKFCIPHTESKNQKLTSSTIQVVSLPPRTAVPRSIVHVHSVTSKDGSIPRPHIPSRRVTWAL